In Rutidosis leptorrhynchoides isolate AG116_Rl617_1_P2 chromosome 6, CSIRO_AGI_Rlap_v1, whole genome shotgun sequence, the DNA window tctggataaaactactggaaatgaaaaaaattgatctagcttcaaaggatccttggatggcttgaaagttcttgaagcagaatcatgacacgaaaacaagttcaagtaagatttccactcgaaataagattattatagttatagaaattgaatcaaagtttgaatatgagtattaacttgtattagaaagatatcttactgtaaataagaaagatttcttgaggtttgatgatcactctacaagattggaagtaagctagcaaacttggaagtattcttgattttatgaaactagaacttgtagaatttatgaagaacacttagaacttgaagatagaacttgagagagatcaattagatgaagaaaattgaagaatgaaagtgtttgtaggtgtttttggtcgttggtgtatggattagatataaaggatatgtaattttgtattcatgtaaataagtcatgaatgattactcatatttttgtaattttatgagatatttcatgctagttgccaaatgatggttcccacatgtgttaggtaactcacatgggctgctaagagctgatcattggagtgtatataccaatagtacatacatctaaaagctgtgtattgtacgagtacgaatacgggtgcatacgagtagaattgttgatgaaactgaacgaggatgtaattgtaagcatttttgttaagtagaagtattttgataagtgtcttgaagtctttcaaaagtgtatgaatacatattaaaacactacatgtatatacattttaattgagtcgttaagtcatcgttagtcgttacatgtaagtgttgttttgaaacctttaggttaacgatcttgttaaatgttgttaacccaatgtttataatatcaaatgagattttaaattattatattatcatgatattatgatgtacgaatatctcttaatatgatatatatatacattaaatgtcgttacaacgataatcgttacatatatgtctcgtttcaaaatcattaagttagtagtcttgtttttacatatgtagttcattgttaatatacttaatgatatgtttacttatcataatatcatgttaactatatatataaccatatatatgtcatcatatagtttttacaagttttaactttcgtgaatcaccggtcaacttgggtggtcaattgtctatatgaaacctatttcaattaatcaagtcttaacaagtttgattgcttaacatgttggaaacacttaatcataacaatttcatttaatatatatatatatataaacatgggaaagttcgggtcactacattatacatatacaaatacggaGTACATAACAGCTTTAGCTCGAATTGTCATGTTGCGTTTGATTGTTGTGTGAGCCTATCTAATGTCGTTTaactaagggtgcgtttgataaaaccgaATGATTTAGTgttgaatggttcagaatctgaatgattcaaagcctctgaataaagtttgttctgaatgaaaataagctgtttgataatcatttaaaaTGAACGATATAAACGGAGTAAAATGACCTTATCAAAGTGtaacatgaataaaatattcaGTATACTTGTTAGTTAATTGTTCATGATAGATTTGAGGAGAAAATTACAAAAAAATTGGACTCATAATGCTTAAGAGAGTatttcatctctgaatggttcagcactgaattctgaaccattcagcaccatacgtcattcagaggtcagaaacaaacgcactgaatgctgaatggttcagcattcagcactgaaccattccattaagaggcaaacaaacgcaccctaatACGGAGTAAACTATTTCCCCTTTGGTTAAAAAAGGTAGACACCAGCTGCAATAAATTGGGCCTAGCTAAGTGGGCTGGCCCAATCACTTTTCTCCAATAAGCTCCGAAGGTGTATAGCAAATGGGTTGTCCACTTGATGATAGTTTTCTCGTCCAATCGCTATAGTTTTTTCGTAGTTTATGAACAATGGCGTATCTTCCAAGTTGCATTTTGTATCCCTTCCAGGCTTTTAGCGACCGATGATCATGCTTCCACAGATTATGAATTATTGTAGGGCAGAACATCTTGattttttcgtgtagtaatatgtTTGTCTATTTATGAGGATAATTTCAAGCAATCACATTAAAGCCGGGGTACAATAATACCAGAGATTCAAGAGAAAGATGCAATAGCTCTTGTTTTTCTATATGTTCTTCGCAAGGTGTTAGCTGTTTTATATTATATTTCAGTATTATTTGTTTGCCTTGTTTTTGGGTATTAGGGTGGCTGCTTTGGCATATCTAAAACAACTTGTTGATCTTAACAAGTGGTTAAGCTCAAATTTAATCACTTACAGAGAAGCTTTCGGAGAGGTAATCTCTAACAATTGTGATATGAGGTAATTTAAGCACTTATAGGGACAATTCATGTAAAAGAATTATTTTCGGAAGGGAGGTGATATTTGTAAATTATAATGTATGCACTAAAACTATAAAATATAGGGCTGTGATGATGAATTGGTATTTGTCTAATTTAATTGATCAAACTTTGAGATGTATTGTATCCTGGCAGGGCAACCTATAGACGGTTGGACACATTCAATACCGGCGTGATTAGTCATGGCGGTTATCTCCTGTTTGTAACCATTATTATTACAGATCTGACACTCATATTTCTTTAACAACAAATTTGTTTTATATTAATATAAAGGGGTATTTGGGATTGCATAGTTCTATTATTACTTTAGATTCGTCACCTAAGCCACACTAGTGAAGCTATTGGTGTTTAGTTGTTTACTTGATAAACAAAACACTGTATCTTGGGGAACATTTATCTGGCTGTCTAGTTTGAAAACAAATAAGCTATTTTTCTAATACTAATGTGGCTGAGAGTTTGCAGCCAACATTGTttcttaagtttttttttttttttttttttttttttttttttttttttttaaatctcactttttttcttcttcttgattTAGCTTGCACTGTTCTCGAACTATCTGATCTAGGTTTTTTGTAGGGATGTCATGTGTTCCCTAGATCTTTAATATGGAAACATACAAAAAGTTGGAGGTATTGGCAAACAGAATTGATTAACAGACACAAAGTTGTTTGGTATTTTGTTTGTATTTTAACCAGTGGATTAGACTCACCTCACTAATCAGCTTATCTTATTATAATCCACATATGGTATGCTGTGTTAATTTAAGCAACTCATTAGACCTTTTATAACTACGTACATGAAAAATGGTTAAATACGTACTCCTTTCGTTTAAAGATGTCACTACTTAGTACTTACCCATTTTGTTTGTATGTTAGGCAGTGTATTTGACTCGCCACACTAATCAGTGGATTAATTTTATTATAATCCACATTTGGTGTGCTGTATTAATTTATTCAACTCTGTTGACCTTCtataactatgtacataaataatgGTCAAATACTTATGCCTATAGTTTAATAATGTCACTCCTTAATTAGTCCTTACCTATATATATACACTTTCAATTGTTCTATACATTTCTCATCATTGAAATAACTTCTTATAATACCAAATATTTCATTCTCCCTATGATGATAAATTCCTTAACAGAACGTGTAATTCATTTTCTTTGTCCCTTTTGGCACACAACACCATTGAACTGGGCAGCTGCCAACAATAAGGTAAAGGTTGATACTCGAAACAGTGTATGTTTTAGTACAATTTTATTCTCGGTTGTGTATTATCTCATTATCAGGTGGCGCGGTAAAATGGCTGCCATTATAACATTCTCTGTCTCATGTTTATTATATCAGTTATGTATAATCTCATTATCAGTTGTGTATTATCTCTTTCACCACAAGCGTTTCGAAGAAGACGAGGATATAAAAGAAACAACCGGTTTCAAATGTAATGCAAATTTACAAACGGAAACCATGGTCAATGAAGACGATGAGGTGGTGTTACAAGGCGTGGTTAATGGTAAAATACCGTCTTATTCATTGGAAACAAAGCTTCGGGACTGTAAACGTGCGGTTTATATAAGGAGGCTAGCGTTGGAAAGGATAACAGGAAAGTCGGTTGACGGTTTGCCTATGGAGGGTTTTGATTATGATTCGATATTGGGACAGTGTTGTGAGATGCCGATCGGTTACGTGCAAATACCTGTGGGTGTAGCTGGCCCATTGTTGCTTGATGGAGTTGAGTTTTATGTGCCGATGGCGACCACTGAAGGGTGCCTTGTGGCTAGTACTAATAGAGGTTGTAAGGCAATATATGTGTCTGGTGGTGCCACTAGTGTTTTACTTAAAGATGGCATGACTCGAGCTCCGGTTGTTCGGTTTGGCACTGCGAAAAGAGCTGCTGATTTGAAGTTCTTCTTGGAGGAACCACTAAACTTTGAAACTCTTGCTTCAGTTTTTAACAAGTAAGAGGTTTATACTTTAGCCACTACATGTTAAATGACAATTAGTATTTTTAAAATCTTATGATGAAGTCGCAAAATGGGCAAGTCTGGTAACGGGTCAAAAAAATAAAACTATATTATTTGACATAAAATGCATTATTGCTAATGGTGAATCTAGTGGCGAATCTAGGACGAAAACTTAAAGTGGTCCCGAATTTTTTACAAAGCTAATTATATTTGAAAGGTACTTTAGTGATTGTTTACCTCTAAAAAAACCATAAGACTTAAAAATATGTGGGTCTTatcgttaaatttagtggtgttccacacaatttgaaatatatatatatatatatatatatatatattttttccaaACTAGTAGTTTTACAGGAACCCACTGCTTACTACCTAGGTAAGTTGCCACTAATTATTGCTGATGCAACtacacatatattataattatcacATTCCACAAATTTGACCCATTATGTATGTGTTTCTTCTTTATCTACTATTTTCTATTAACACAATTGACTCTGTAAAAATTGGCTATTTTTATAAAGTAAATGAATAGGTAAGTATGGGTAGTAGATGTCTATCAACACATACAGTACAATGTAATActgagtatatataataatacttatttgcttttaaaaaaaaagaaaaaagaatagGTAAGTAATActgagtatatataataatacttatttgtTTTATTCGTTTTGCATCATAGTGGATTAACGTTAATTAGTCGAATGCAATGAATGTAGATCAAGCAGATTCGGCAGGCTTCAAACAATAAGATGCGCGATTGCAGGAAAAAATCTGTACATAAGGTTCACTTGCAGCACCGGTGATGCAATGGGGATGAACATGGTCTCAAAAGGTGTTCAAAACGTATTAGATTATCTCCAACCTAAATTCCCTGATATGGACATAATTGGCATATCCGGAAACTATTGTTCTGATAAGAAACCGGCCGCTGTGAATTGGATAGAAGGTAGAGGCAAATCAATAGTATGCGAAGCAGTTATAAAAGAACAAGTGGTAAAGCAAGTATTGAAAACAACGGTTGATTCGTTAGTTGAACTAAACGTGCTCAAGAACCTAACTGGATCAGCTATGGCTGGTGCTTTAGGTGGGTTCAATGCGCATGCTAGTAACATTGTGTCAGCTCTGTTTCTAGCCACGGGTCAAGACCCAGCCCAGAACATTGAAAGCTCACATTGTATAACCATGATGGAAGCGGTCAACAATGGTCAAGATCTTCATGTGTCGGTTACTATGCCATCAATTGAGGTTGGGACTGTTGGTGGTGGGACCCAGTTAGGTTCACAATCTGCTTGCTTGAATTTGTTGGGAGTAAAGGGTGCGAGTAAAGAATCGGCTGGAGCTAATGCACGCCAGCTGGCTAAAGTTGTTGCTGCCGCGGTTTTAGCCGGAGAGGTGTCTCTCATGTCTGCAATCGCGGCTGGGCAACTCGTTAAGAGCCACATGAAATATAACCGCTCGAATAAGGATGTTTAATGTGCTAAAtctgtatagtttttattgtaTGATTATATTTAGGCGCTGGATATTTTGATTAGGTTCTATTGATTAATAATTAATTGTTAATGGTGTCCAAATTTGATATATTTACAACTAATATGATTTCAAAACAAAATCATAATCACAATTTAACTCTCCATGTTTGTTTTGATATTCAAATGTTACAAGAAAATAATCACTCTTCTTCAATGGAAATACATTACATTacattttttatatatgaaatacaAATCATAGAAATAATTAAATTACACATAAAAAATAGAATTAATCACTCTTTTTCAACGgctttcattagtttatcaaagcaCAAGTCTTCCTGATTTCACCATCAGTACCTGTTAAGACTCcaatttgacccattttgaccatTGACACTCCGAAATCTCTAAAGAATGTGAACCCATTAGTCCTTGATTGAAAATTCACATAGGCACTTGTTTGGTTGTCATTAAGAAGGGCAGCATCTGACTGAAACAAACCTCTATGTTGCGTGACACCTTTATAGTAATTCGCATCGAATTCTCCAACAGTTGAATCCATTGTAAGGAGCGTGGTTCGATCGGTCTGAGAGCATATACTTTTCAACTGAGGTACGTAAGCTGGGTCTAGAGACGGGTCGGTATCACCATTTCCTGTGAAGTTATATAATCGGGTTGCAATTGTTGAACAATGAGAAAGCCCAACGGTGTGTGCTCCTATACGAACAAGTTAAACATCAGCTCATATACATTGTTATACATCGATAAAGTGTGACTAGAAGTTATAAAACCGTACGAGGAAGTTAGAAAATTGGTACTATAACTATCAAGGGAAAAAACATACCCGAAAGAACTACGAGATCTTTTACACTTAAGCCCTTGGAGTCAAATATGGTTTTGAGTAGAGTGATGTTAGCGAAAGGAGGGGGTAAAGTGAAACTTTCTGCAAAGAGTGAAACTCTTCCATCTCTTCTTCCCAAGGGAACTGGCCAAAATGGTCCTCTAATCTGCAACAAAACATATATATCAAGACTTTTTATGACCAATGTAGTCTTCGAAACATTTATATGATCTCTAATTAAAACCTTTCGATTGTAATTATCGttattctagtttaagaagttACGACCTCCCAAAGGTTGTTATTAACATGTTCCTAGTTGTTGATTTATAGTTTTTTCCGGGGTCACATCCCCTTAATTTAAAGACAGGTTGTTAGTGTTAGCGGAAATGTTTATAATAGCCATATTAGCAAAATATAATGCTAGATTAGGGTTTGGGCCAATATGTATGTCATCAACTACTTAAAAGGTTGTTATGATTATTGATGTATGAAGCTCTTAATggatattatttcttatttttaacAAGGAAAGACTAACTTGTGTCCATAGGCCACAAGTTAAGCAGTTTAATGATGTATAAACTTCCAAAAATAGACAGAATTTTAAGTTAAAAATAGAAAGTTTGAGCACATTTAGTCATCATTATCTTGTGCTCATATGAAACAAGTTAGTCAAACCCTTCTTAACAATATATACCTGAAAAATTGCATCTCTAGCAACTAAAGCTAAGACATCTGCACAAGAGACAACACCGGGACATTCAACTTCTAGTGCAGCCTTTGCCGCTTCAACAACTTCAAATCCTCTTAGTGAAAGATTTGGAGGTCCATCTTTCTCTGCTTTGCTAGTCGTGGTTGAGTTCAATAGCACAGAACCGTCACAtccctgcaaaaaaaaaaaaaacatcatacGTATCTCAATTCTCGTGATCACGTcacttaaataaaaaaataatatggtTTATGTTATTTGCACAAACCCTAACAAAACAATCATGGAAATGCATTCGAAGCAACGATGCCGCAAGAGGTGGAGCTCGATGAATGTATTCTTCGGTAGTATCATATACAATTTTTTCAACTCTTGGACAAGTGGTTTGGTAGAACCCTAACTGTAAGCCAGTACAGTTTACGATAACAAAAACAAGAGTGAATAACAAAATTTGGAAAACAACATTGTTCCTTTGCATTGCCATTTTGCTTTTTTCGCAAGTACTATACAATGAAAAAGAGAATGATTTGGAAACTAATGAGATTCTTGAATTTATAGATAAGCAGACAGAAAAGTATACTTTGAATACTTCTATAAGTTAGCTGTAATTTGCTCCTCATTTTGTGATTGCAATTTGCAAACCGCGAAGTTCAATGAATCATATCGTGTGGAATTTTTTAAACGTCGAATTTGTATGATATGTAAGCACGATATATCAACTTGAATCGGGTTTGATCAGTTAAGACGTCAATGTTGTTTAGGAATCTTGAAATATTAGCATTTAGCAATATAATATTATGGTAGTTCTGAGCATTGACCCGATCCTGAATATAAAAAGTTTGCACATAAAATGTACTGTAATATAAAATGAGCAATTATATTGTGCATTCCAAACGACTAGGGCATTTCTTGATTGCTTTTTTTAATAGAGTCTAAAAATGAAGGGGGGTAATGTACATACTGTACACATGCAATCAGTTATCTTCAACCCTTGTGGATCACATATCCATTTGGTCATGGAATTTTATATTCTGGGTGATCCACAAAAGAAGGAAGGCTTTAGAGTACACGGCTATGTTTCTTAGACCATTCACGGGGGAGCGTGGTTGGGGCGCCACTCCCGCCGCCGTTGATTCATGCCTTTGTTAGCAGCCGCCGTAGGGACGCCATTGAATCGACCGTGGTTCAATATGCTGTGTATCGACAGATTGAATCACGCTACAAATTGATttttagaattaataaatttacGGATAAAGAAGATTACAGATCAAGGATTGAAAATTTAGGGATTGAAAATTTAGGGCTTATGGGGAAGAAGAAGGGGATATTTTACGGAGTAATTTACAGAGTATATCACTGGAACGATAGTGTATATataaatactagtgaaatgacccgtgaaatcacgggtttgtttaaacgaaacagtttaatgatatgttttaggtattgagtgaacgtaaatgctaaagttatttagtttaatgacccgtggaaccacagagtacGACTAATacactcgtcagctgaacatttcatcagacacctaaaatgcatattaaacaatccacatccaatcataagagataatataaacgaaacagtttaatgatatgttttaggtattgagtggacgtaaatgctaaagttatttagtttaatgactcatggaaccacagagtccgactaagaaactcgtcagctaaaCATTTCATcagacacctaaaatgcatattaaacaatccacatccaatcataagagataatattgtttgtcattttattttaaaaatgtaaagtaaaatataaatttagaattgatttCTGTTtgtctagcttttataccttctcgtactcaattcaaaataattaattaaaataattcaaaattatttaattttaataattaaaataattattaataagatttaataataataattaattaataagatttaattttaatttaaaatatttagattaatgacatcacccaccatgtttaaatttttttctttttctttttgatttttttcttaacaaaggaattagtctaataatgacatcatcattatagcattttaatattaactatagatagatagatagttcTAGATGTACAATAGTTAAATATTTAAGTACTCCGTATgatttaatttataaaactaaactaaCGATTAATTAAAATTGAATTAGAAGAAAAGATAGTGGTGAACTTTGGAAATAAATCTGTAAAATTCAATGACCAAAATAGCGACTCCATATTAGTTTAAATGTAGATATGCATGGAAGTTGGCAGTTCATAGTTCGTAGACTTCGGCCTTAAATTTCGTCAAGGATTTATGATATTTTACTTATTGATTAatgtattttttataaaaaaaaattaatttgtttATGACATCAGCAAGAGTGATTGAgaaattttctttttctttttgattttcttTTATAAAGGGAAATAGCctttttatgacatcatcatttctgaccaaatttaaacttaatatttgtatgattaatatttccgacacgataagcaaagtctgtaaaactgaatctcaaaatttttgaactactttcatatattcaaatacctttcggttattcttgacgattcgagaacaattatatgtatatagatacatatatatatatactataacttgaaaacgtaacaatgtattaattgtttgataccgtacattaaacttattggtttaaatatttatttgaatatatatgataagttgaaatattaattatatgaataacttgcgacgtatatttaaaacttgtttatgaatgttgaaaatatatattaacttggtcataaaacgatttgttattatatatatattaacaaatagcgagacaatgatttatagaagtaaatgaccaaaacactcgaaagtttaagatacactttgaatgatatagtttattgataatttaagactatattttgacaaaggtacgagtcacaaaacgtaaattgcgagttttctaagcgtacgaaaatgcgttcgagaaaccagaaccgggacataagtcgagtgacaacgtacgagtcatcggaacgaaaattacaagtcaactatgcacatgaatttaatataatatataattaattatttaaattatatatattatatatattatataataatgtgtcgacaaacaagaaaacaaaaacattttgagctggatcaggcggccatgcgatcgcatggaaaatacactaaaaccccatgcgatcgcatgggcatcagattccaaaaagttgcctataaaaggccagtttatgctcgagttttgtttacacatatactactccctctgtaatattattattattatttattatttatattaatattaatattattattattattattattaagattattattattatttattttattattattagtagtattattattattactaattatatcacttaaaatactacgacgaggtcatgagcgtgtcactttcaaaatgggttttcaagcgggatagagctaaggaaactatgggttattactaaggaggttttgagtattgttcaagtgttttgctcgtgagtcaaactagtatttatcatctccgttgcgtctacgtactttcctacaatattgaatcacaatattgatacgtaagcatttatatcttatctattatatattaatagtgtatccctgactagtgctcgagtatataggattatgcatgctagtacgattaattttgtcattaaatagtttataatagatcacgaatttaatacatatattactgatataaggtatatgatatgcatgtttttggaaagctggcgaaaaatcaataactttttatttagagatcgcgtaatttcgatgaacgaattaaaagatatggacaattgaattatgattaacattaattgaaattgcttttgaatctgcaattgatatttaaacaacttgtttataagattgataatttggattttcaaatattactaatcgagtaaatgagtttttatataaggcacgtctcgatttgttgaacaattgtcaaaattgactgttttatcatattttaaagctttataaaactatagtctaattattcaagaattgggaaaccatgtgaaatgttaaactattttcaattaccatgatcattcaaactatagtatagattttaaaagatcatattgggtcaggttgactttttgaaatgacttttgataacttttgtatgtcaatctcgagcattaggattgtgatacactatgacccaacctagcttattagacatgtattgatcaacatatgttctataggttgagatctacggttaattttgcattccgagtttcggtcactttttggtaaatgaccttatgtgctgctaaggtgagtttcatttgctccctttttaattgcttttgcaatatatatttttgggctgagaatacatgcactttattttaaacgcaatggatacaagtacatactaaattctacatcgagtttgaaccgaaaatcccttagctttggtaactagtaactaccggttataagaactggtgggcgcgagtagttatatatggatccatagggcttgatatccccgttcgagctagagcactagccttttaacggacgtatgctatttgagaagcgtacacattggtttgcgtgtattattaagatgattatacaaagggtacaaattatatatacgttaagtttagttaccagggtgctctgttaagtagaatcatttgataaacgtttctggaagaaacaactgaaatcttgtgatccacctttacatacgatttatgtgcaacattaaaactatgaactcaccaacctttgtgttgacacttttaagcatgtttattctcaggtttctagaagtcttctgctgtttgcttatacgttatacaagctatgtgcatagagtcatacatgctttattcaagaaaactttgcattcacaaaatcatcaccgtgtatcatattttgactgcattgtcaacggatgtagtattgtaaactattatatacggtaattgtctatacatagaaatcatcagacgtcaaaaaccttggatttatatattcatttatggtgtgcctttttaaaagaatgcaatctttacaaaacgtatcatatagaggtcaaaacctctctatgaaatcaatgaatgatatattcgtccaaagtggatttggagcgatcgtcacagttggtatcagagcattggtcctagcg includes these proteins:
- the LOC139855318 gene encoding peroxidase 27-like is translated as MAMQRNNVVFQILLFTLVFVIVNCTGLQLGFYQTTCPRVEKIVYDTTEEYIHRAPPLAASLLRMHFHDCFVRGCDGSVLLNSTTTSKAEKDGPPNLSLRGFEVVEAAKAALEVECPGVVSCADVLALVARDAIFQIRGPFWPVPLGRRDGRVSLFAESFTLPPPFANITLLKTIFDSKGLSVKDLVVLSGAHTVGLSHCSTIATRLYNFTGNGDTDPSLDPAYVPQLKSICSQTDRTTLLTMDSTVGEFDANYYKGVTQHRGLFQSDAALLNDNQTSAYVNFQSRTNGFTFFRDFGVSMVKMGQIGVLTGTDGEIRKTCALIN
- the LOC139852163 gene encoding 3-hydroxy-3-methylglutaryl-coenzyme A reductase 3-like, whose amino-acid sequence is MVNEDDEVVLQGVVNGKIPSYSLETKLRDCKRAVYIRRLALERITGKSVDGLPMEGFDYDSILGQCCEMPIGYVQIPVGVAGPLLLDGVEFYVPMATTEGCLVASTNRGCKAIYVSGGATSVLLKDGMTRAPVVRFGTAKRAADLKFFLEEPLNFETLASVFNKSSRFGRLQTIRCAIAGKNLYIRFTCSTGDAMGMNMVSKGVQNVLDYLQPKFPDMDIIGISGNYCSDKKPAAVNWIEGRGKSIVCEAVIKEQVVKQVLKTTVDSLVELNVLKNLTGSAMAGALGGFNAHASNIVSALFLATGQDPAQNIESSHCITMMEAVNNGQDLHVSVTMPSIEVGTVGGGTQLGSQSACLNLLGVKGASKESAGANARQLAKVVAAAVLAGEVSLMSAIAAGQLVKSHMKYNRSNKDV